A stretch of Pseudomonas sp. 7SR1 DNA encodes these proteins:
- the yiaY gene encoding L-threonine dehydrogenase, which produces MSSTFFIPAVNVMGLGCLDEAMTAIRNYGFRKALIVTDAGLAKAGVADKLAGLLAAQDIDSVVFDGAKPNPSIANVVQGLGLLKETRCDFVVSLGGGSPHDCAKGIALCATNGGQIGDYEGVDRSSKPQLPLIAINTTAGTASEMTRFCIITDESRHVKMAIVDRNVTPLMSVNDPALMVAMPKGLTAATGMDALTHAVEAYVSTAATPITDACALKAVTLISNNLRLAVRDGNDLAARENMAYAQFLAGMAFNNASLGFVHAMAHQLGGFYDLPHGVCNAVLLPHVQAFNASVCADRLADVGRAMGVDLPGSSPEEGAQAAIAAIRALASDVDIPAGLRELGVRLNDVPVLAANALKDACGLTNPRAADQRQIEEIFRTAF; this is translated from the coding sequence ATGAGCAGCACTTTCTTCATCCCAGCCGTGAATGTCATGGGGCTGGGCTGCCTCGACGAGGCCATGACCGCCATCCGCAACTATGGTTTTCGCAAGGCGTTGATCGTCACCGATGCCGGGCTTGCCAAGGCCGGCGTTGCCGACAAGCTGGCGGGACTACTGGCCGCACAGGACATCGATTCGGTCGTTTTCGATGGCGCAAAACCCAACCCGAGCATCGCCAACGTCGTGCAGGGGTTGGGCCTGCTGAAAGAAACCCGGTGCGATTTCGTGGTTTCGCTGGGCGGTGGTTCGCCTCACGACTGCGCCAAGGGCATCGCCCTGTGTGCCACCAACGGCGGGCAGATCGGTGACTACGAAGGCGTCGACCGTTCGAGCAAGCCGCAATTGCCGCTGATCGCCATCAATACCACTGCCGGCACCGCCAGTGAGATGACGCGCTTCTGCATCATTACGGACGAATCGCGCCATGTGAAAATGGCGATTGTCGATCGCAACGTGACACCGCTCATGTCGGTCAACGACCCGGCGTTGATGGTGGCGATGCCCAAGGGCCTGACTGCCGCCACGGGCATGGATGCGTTGACCCATGCCGTGGAGGCCTACGTGTCCACCGCCGCGACCCCGATTACCGATGCCTGCGCCCTGAAAGCCGTCACCCTGATCAGCAACAACCTGCGCCTGGCGGTGCGCGACGGCAATGACCTGGCGGCACGGGAGAACATGGCTTACGCACAGTTCCTCGCCGGGATGGCCTTCAACAATGCATCGCTGGGGTTCGTGCATGCGATGGCGCATCAGTTGGGCGGCTTCTATGACTTGCCGCACGGGGTATGCAACGCCGTGCTGTTGCCACACGTGCAGGCATTCAACGCCTCGGTGTGCGCCGACAGGCTGGCCGATGTGGGCCGCGCCATGGGCGTCGATCTGCCTGGATCCAGCCCGGAGGAGGGCGCGCAGGCCGCCATTGCGGCGATTCGTGCCTTGGCCAGCGACGTGGACATTCCCGCAGGCCTGCGGGAGTTGGGTGTACGCCTCAATGATGTGCCGGTGCTGGCCGCCAACGCCCTGAAGGACGCCTGCGGCTTGACCAATCCGCGAGCAGCGGACCAGCGGCAAATCGAGGAAATTTTCCGCACCGCGTTCTAG
- a CDS encoding MFS transporter: MKNRTTLIVTCTTVFLAQLGMSIYLPALPDMARDLGDDASRVSWGLPVYLIGMALPMLAWGSLSQGLGRKPVLLAALALYGLANLALPLGTGVEAFLAFRLIQGIGASGISVMARVLIRDSFSGDLLAKSLAWLSIAFVIALGIGQYLGSLIQAAFGWAAIFQGLGAASLVMAAAVSRARFPRLTEEKNGQPAWRVYGQILKHPGFLLPALAGGLGYGVIIAFNTAAPLILRDSFHWSAIEYGLLGWPISAAYLLGALVVNACVLRIGQRRLMGWGIALVLGGSATMLAASLSLGSVAVLFWLPYCFAVFGQSLNYPISLSLANEGSPIPGAYAMALSGFLHQWMASLIGAMASLLLSEQAWPLAALCTLLAMAAMLCARSLPPQPRQAL, encoded by the coding sequence ATGAAGAACCGTACAACCCTGATCGTCACCTGCACCACGGTTTTCCTGGCCCAACTGGGCATGAGCATCTACTTGCCGGCCTTGCCTGACATGGCCCGGGACCTGGGCGACGATGCTTCACGGGTGTCCTGGGGACTGCCGGTGTACCTGATCGGCATGGCACTGCCCATGCTGGCCTGGGGCAGCCTGAGCCAGGGGTTGGGGCGCAAGCCGGTGTTGCTGGCGGCGTTGGCGCTATACGGGCTGGCCAACCTGGCCCTGCCCCTGGGAACTGGCGTGGAAGCGTTCCTGGCCTTCAGGCTGATCCAGGGCATCGGGGCCAGCGGCATTTCGGTGATGGCGAGGGTGTTGATCCGGGACAGCTTCAGCGGCGACCTGCTGGCCAAATCCCTGGCGTGGTTGTCCATCGCCTTTGTGATCGCCCTCGGTATCGGCCAATACCTCGGCTCCCTGATCCAGGCCGCTTTCGGCTGGGCGGCGATCTTCCAGGGGCTCGGCGCTGCCAGCCTGGTAATGGCCGCAGCCGTGTCCCGGGCCAGGTTCCCGAGGCTGACGGAGGAGAAAAACGGTCAACCGGCGTGGCGCGTGTATGGGCAGATCCTGAAGCACCCTGGCTTTCTCCTGCCCGCCCTGGCGGGTGGGTTGGGTTACGGTGTGATCATTGCCTTCAACACTGCCGCGCCGCTGATCCTGCGTGACAGCTTTCACTGGTCGGCGATCGAGTACGGCCTGCTGGGCTGGCCCATCAGCGCGGCGTACTTGCTCGGCGCATTGGTGGTCAATGCCTGCGTATTGCGCATCGGCCAGCGACGGCTGATGGGCTGGGGTATCGCCCTGGTACTGGGCGGCAGCGCGACCATGCTGGCGGCCAGCCTCAGCCTGGGCAGCGTGGCGGTGCTCTTCTGGCTGCCGTACTGCTTCGCCGTGTTCGGCCAGTCGCTGAACTACCCCATCAGCCTGTCCCTGGCCAATGAGGGTTCACCGATACCGGGCGCCTATGCCATGGCGTTGAGCGGCTTTCTGCATCAATGGATGGCATCGTTGATCGGCGCCATGGCCAGCCTGCTGTTGAGCGAGCAGGCCTGGCCGTTGGCAGCGTTGTGTACGTTGCTGGCGATGGCGGCAATGCTGTGTGCCAGATCCTTGCCGCCCCAACCCCGTCAGGCCCTGTAA
- a CDS encoding DUF4917 family protein — translation MTDFQEYDARLEDWEALRANTAFSGLLVGNGASRAIWDDFGYDSLFENARTVEEKPLSPSELSVFDAMQTRSFEQVLGALKTTSRINKALAVSSAAPRNRYYAIKEALINTVHAVHIPWRLVQPATLATLNRELSRYRTVFTTNYDLLNHWALQHEPGTLTDLFSGDDQRFDLNHACSDKTRLLYLHGGLHLVRNQDGTARRLTSTEGTLLGNFAINNTLKTLDDVPLFVNEGPSEDKLRTIRSSDYLSFGYDQLLHHGDNLCLFGHALGEQDRHIVQALRQASPRTMAISIYPRSQAFIQHQKRHYAKLFQGLEVALRFFDAKSHPLGDPKLSVPVEI, via the coding sequence ATGACCGATTTCCAGGAATATGACGCCCGGCTCGAAGATTGGGAGGCCTTGCGCGCCAACACCGCTTTCAGCGGCCTGTTGGTGGGTAACGGTGCCAGCCGCGCCATATGGGACGACTTTGGCTATGACTCGCTGTTCGAGAACGCCCGCACGGTCGAGGAAAAGCCCCTGAGCCCGTCGGAACTGAGCGTGTTCGACGCAATGCAGACGCGCAGCTTCGAGCAGGTGCTCGGTGCGCTGAAAACCACCAGCCGGATCAACAAGGCCCTGGCCGTCAGCTCCGCCGCCCCGCGTAATCGCTACTACGCGATCAAGGAAGCGCTGATCAACACCGTGCACGCCGTGCACATTCCCTGGCGACTGGTGCAGCCGGCAACCCTGGCAACGTTGAACCGGGAGCTGAGTCGCTACCGCACGGTATTCACCACCAACTATGACCTGCTCAACCACTGGGCGCTGCAGCATGAACCAGGCACCCTCACCGATCTGTTCAGCGGCGACGATCAACGTTTCGACCTGAACCACGCCTGCTCGGACAAGACGCGCCTGCTCTACCTGCACGGCGGCCTGCACCTGGTGCGCAACCAGGACGGCACCGCGCGCAGGCTCACCTCCACCGAGGGCACACTGCTGGGCAACTTCGCCATCAACAACACCCTCAAGACCCTCGACGACGTACCGCTGTTCGTCAATGAAGGGCCCAGCGAGGACAAGCTCAGGACGATCCGCAGTTCCGACTACCTGTCGTTCGGCTATGACCAGTTGCTGCACCACGGCGACAACCTGTGCCTGTTCGGCCATGCCCTGGGCGAGCAGGACCGGCACATCGTCCAGGCCTTGCGCCAGGCCAGCCCCAGGACCATGGCCATTTCGATCTATCCCCGCAGCCAGGCGTTCATCCAGCACCAGAAGCGTCACTACGCCAAGTTGTTCCAGGGACTGGAAGTGGCGTT